One window from the genome of Lentibacillus daqui encodes:
- a CDS encoding heavy-metal-associated domain-containing protein: MIETAYLDIDGMHCINCPIKIEKAVSKMQGVIEIEVDWQNGMGCVTFDQSLITMADIVDRIHRVGFSAKVAQVHTL; the protein is encoded by the coding sequence ATGATCGAAACAGCGTATTTGGATATTGATGGGATGCATTGCATCAACTGTCCAATCAAAATTGAAAAAGCCGTTTCAAAGATGCAAGGTGTCATTGAAATTGAAGTGGACTGGCAGAATGGAATGGGTTGTGTAACATTCGATCAAAGTTTGATAACCATGGCAGATATTGTTGACCGAATTCATAGGGTTGGGTTTTCAGCGAAAGTGGCTCAGGTTCATACATTATAA